In Oncorhynchus clarkii lewisi isolate Uvic-CL-2024 chromosome 2, UVic_Ocla_1.0, whole genome shotgun sequence, one DNA window encodes the following:
- the LOC139422527 gene encoding cell adhesion molecule CEACAM5-like: protein MTMVKVIGAQPILNERFSLTCGTAGTVYSIQWMRNGWPLYADNRTDFSMNNNTLTFNSLQHSDNGDYQCSASNPLSNMTSPNYRLIVNYGPEMPVITGPALGETGHNLTLNCLASSQPLSQFSWFFNDSHVATGSVYETGPLTLACQGEYTCVAFNNITGRNSTASKMLTVIEAIKSVMVKLNKIPISSDNLTLTCDVTGRYDTIYWMKDNLSLVLNNTLNSDITISNNSLHFSPVKVSNDGNYQCVATNLFGPHTSPKYQLRVNYGPLSVNISGPVSLVVGSVITVTLKCSADSRPTSDYGWIFNNQSVLGTGPLMAVIASLEHAGDYTCVAKNPVTNISMSKTISLDVTGHSPAPPFLSRVGLMLTALLALSLCL from the exons atgaccatggtgaaagtcattggagcccagccaatactgaacgagagattctctctgacttgtggcaccgctggaacggtttactccattcagtggatgaggaacggctggcctctgtatgctgacaacagaacagacttctCTATGAACAACAATACACTGACATTCAACTCATTACAGCATTCTGACAACGGAGACTATCAGTGTTCTGCCTCCAACCCCCTCAGCAACATGACCAGCCCAAACTATAGACTGATCGTGAACT ATGGACCAGAGATGCCTGTTATAACGGGACCAGCATTAGGAGAAACAGGACACAACTTGACCTTAAACTGCTTggcctcctctcagcctctcagccagttcagctggttcttcaatgACTCCCATGTGGCGACTGGCTCAGTGTATGAGACGGGCCCTCTGACTTTAGCCTGTCAAGGGGAATACACCTGTGTGGCCTTCAACAACATTACTGGCAGAAACAGCACTGCTTCCAAGATGCTCACCGTCATTG AGGCTATAAAGTCAGTGATGGTGAAACTAAACAAAATTCCAATATCATCTGACAACCTAACCCTGACCTGTGATGTCACCGGGCGCTATGACACCATCTACTGGATGAAGGACAACCTGTCTCTGGTCCTGAACAACACCTTGAACTCTGACATAACCATCTCTAACAACTCTCTGCACTTCAGTCCAGTCAAGGTGTCTAACGATGGAAACTATCAGTGCGTTGCCACCAATCTCTTTGGTCCACACACCAGCCCTAAATACCAGCTACGGGTGAACT atggCCCCCTGAGTGTGAACATCTCTGGCCCAGTCTCATTGGTGGTTGGCTCAGTAATCACAGTCACGCTGAAGTGCTCTGCTGACTCCCGGCCAACCAGCGATTACGGGTGGATATTCAACAACCAATCAGTGCTAGGGACTGGTCCTTTGATGGCTGTTATCGCCTCCTTGGAGCATGCAGGGGACTACACTTGTGTGGCCAAGAACCCTGTGACCAACATCTCTATGTCCAAGACCATTAGTCTGGATGTCACTG GCCACTCGCCTGCTCCTCCATTCCTGTCCAGAGTTGGTCTGATGCTGACGGCCCtgctagccctctctctctgcctctga